The Phyllopteryx taeniolatus isolate TA_2022b chromosome 4, UOR_Ptae_1.2, whole genome shotgun sequence genome includes the window AGAAATAGTTTAACCTGTGAAAGGTTACAGTTCCCTTATCGTAATGTACGGCGTTGTACGCAAACGTACGCAGCACAATGATCCACACACATAGaatgcgctgacgactttgacccTCCCATTTTAGCGTCGCCATAGGCGCacagctcaaaaggggcgtgtcgTGTCGACCTATTCATAACTATTGTGGTATACGCTTTACCGATATCAAAGGTGGAAAACGCAAACAGAACTGTAtattccatccatacattttctgtaccacttatcctcactcgggtcgggGAACAAGTGTATATTATGATATTATACTAAAAATTTTATCAGGAAAAAAGTACCAACTGCTCAGTCTTTAGAAAATGTAAAGCAACGTTGACAATTTATTTCCACGTTTCACAGCAATAAAGATTCCACATTTCCTCTTTATGAACAATATTGAGTCACCAAATACGATAAACATTTAATGTAGTGATCACACCATACCACATTGCCAATCATTTGTTTGTGCCTCCGCAGACTATGACATCCAAATTACTTTTTGAGTGTAACTCTGATCAGGACACTCCTTGTGAGGTTATATAAGACGCAGTGTTCTTTGAGACAGACAGGAGTATTTGCAGCCTCAAAAGCAAAGAGTTGTGTAACAGTCACAAGAGCTGTGTTTTGTCAAAGCCAGTAATGTTTAAGACTGCTGTACTGCAGCTATACaaggtgtcagaaaagttccaagaccggtgtcacaaaagatatatttcgaACCCAGACTATAAACTATGAGTTTTCCCCTTCGATGTGTCCCAGACGTTTAACCAACACGTCCACAACGAGATCCTATACAGCTTTTGCTTCGTTCTCTGCTTGAGAAGAGGCAACAGCTGTGGCACTTCGCTGCTTCCCCATGACAACgtgcctgctcacaatgccctgagcatccgaCTGTTCCTGGTAGAGAAGAATATCGccatgctggagcaacctccctactcGCCCCGTGTGATTTTTTTCCTACCCTGATGCGTTTAGCTGTTGTGCGAGCGCTGGTGAACTTTGAGCCCCCCACCATTTCTGAAGGACTTCCCACACTGTCCACAGATATACGGTTTCTCACCAGAGTGGATACGGAAGTGCCTGGTGAGTGCCCCGGAGTGACGGAAACACTTCGAGCAGACCGAACAGGTGTAAGGCCTCTCCCCTGTGTGGATGCGAAGGTGGGTCTTGAGGTCCTCCTTGCGGTTGAACTCGCGCTTGCACACTGGGCAGTGGAAAGGGCTGCATCCAGGTGGGTAAAGATGCAGTTTAGTCCTTTTCCTGCCTGCCGATACCTGCTGGAGCGTCTGTTGGCAATGGGCAGAGTGGAGTTGCAGCTCACTGGGTAGCTGGAAAGACTGATTGCATGATTTGCAAGTGCAGCTACTGGTGTTGTCCTCCTGGCTATTGGCACTGATGCCACAATCATGTTGAGAGGCCTCCCGGTTTGGTAGGTAATCTAGAAAAATCACATCTTTGTTCAATTCATGTACTTCACATTTAACTAGTACACTGGATTTGGCTttttcaattccatttttttcccccaaatatttagatttttccatgCAAAACTCTCGATTATAAATTCGGTACTATACTATAAGTCGGAGAGTTCCCTCTTTTACATTTAGTTCTTTATCATTGACTCTTTCAGAAACAATCTGTCGTCAAGTCacacaaatgtattcattcatcttccgtaccacttatcctcagtagagtcgcaggcgtgctgaagcctatgccagctatcttcagacgagaggcggtgtacaccctgaactggtcgccagccaatcgcagggcacatataaacaaacaaccattcacactcacacctacgggcaatttagagtcctcaattaacctagcatgcctggatttgaaccccggtcctcagaactgtgaggcagatgtgccaaccaatTGCTCCACCGTTCCACCCATACAAATGTATATTAAAGACAAATATGCAAACTATCTACACAAgttcatccattctctgagctgcttctcctcactagggtcgcgggcgtgctggagcctatcccagctgtcatcgggcaggaggcggggtacaccctgaactggttgccagccaatcgcagggcacatcgaaacaaacaaccatttgcactcacagtcatgccttcgggcaatttagagtctccaattaatgcatgtttttgggatgtgggaggaaaccggagtgcccggagaaaacccacgcaggcacggggagaacatgcaaactccacacaggcggggacggggattgaaccccgcacctcagaactgtgaggctgacgctctaaccagtcggccaccgtgccgccatctacACAAGTTGCTATTCTGAATAACAATTGACATTGTTAGGGTTGGCAGTAGCTCAGCCAAGATATGTAAAATACATAGTAAGATTCTAGagtctaaaataaaatgtcttctcAGCTTACCTTCTTCATCTTGATCGTGAATATCCTCCACTCGTGGATTCCACTCGTCCAGCAGTGTTGACTGGATGGCAGACATGCACTCTGGGCTTAAATCTTCCACTTTCATCGAATCCCATGAACAGGCAGGCGCATTTGACTCAACTTCTCGGTCCTCCTCCTTTAAGATCATCTGCGTTACTGTGAGCTTGTCATCAAAACAAGGAGGAGTGGGTGTTTGCTGGTGTCGGTGGTCCTGACAGGGTTGGTCAATGCTTTCAATCTTCACCACACATACAGGTACGCGAGACTGTtcttccgtccatccattttctagagcaCACGTCCTTATTTGTGTTGTGGGTGGGCTGCAGCTTATCTTTTTAAGAATAGGACATTCACTTCCAACCGTGCAGTTGTGCTCACTGCCATGTTTAAGAGATGGGGGGATTTCGTCGCGCTGTGAAGCCTTATCTACGAAGTCGGCTGCTTGTGGGAGCTTCGGAGCATCGGGGTTTAGGATTTGCTCCTCGGTAGGATTCGGTACCGTCCCAATTTGCCGTAGACTTCGTTTTAAAGACTCGTTCTCTCGTCGTAGATCCTCGTAGATGCCGCACGTTGCCTTGCCGACGAGCCCCATCACATCTCGAACTGCGATCTCCAGCGCCACAGCAAACGCTCCGTGGATCGCCGCAATAAGCTCCCGCTGCAGAGCCACAACATGTTGCTCTGCTTCCCCGGCGTGAGTCGGACTCGGTACCGACAGTCGTTGAGCGCCACTCGGCTGTTGGTTCATTACGAATATAGAACGGTTGAGACGGCAGTTTAGCAGACCGCCGTCCAGCTCAAACGGAGTAAAGTTGGACTCACCGTGCACACTCGTGGAGGTTTCACTTCCGCAAACAGTTTAGGACACCAAGTGGAGGAGATGGTTAACTGCAGACCCAAGTCCCAAACAGCAAACGAGGGTCCATTTCAACAGTGGCTACAAGTAAGAGGTATCCAGACCTTCTATGGCCTAAACACTTTCAGGACCCCTGACCTATCTGTTCCATAAAATTGCAGATGCTCCCAATAGTCCATCATCTTCATTTTGCAGCATTTCTCGCTCTCCGGCTGTTttattccttgttttttttctgatcagATTTTAACCTCACTGCGTTGACATGTCGATCACCCCAGGGGGTCTTCAGTAGTATTGGTCAACTTGAACTATATTGGCAATGAAACGTCTGaagccaatcagatttcaaattatttttttcacagggTCAGAGCATTGGCCCTTGACTTCGACTAGCGAAACATGTTTTGCAATCTGCACAAAttgatacatttaataatcagcatctctgtgAGTACATTAGGTGgattttatgtttttctattaggtaaatattgattctgaactgctccagatgatgtacatggTGCAGGTGCATACgtttgtattgcatttttattgatgGTTTATATTGGTATGTGATATGGTGGCATTAAGTCAGGTAAATcctcactgaaggcccaggtaccaaatgctcATCCCCACCACTGCATTTAACAATATGGATTTATTGggttcaaaaaaaaacattgagtcATATCAAAACACTTTGATTTGACCTTGTAAATTATCTTTGCAGCAACAGCATTAGCTTTGTGTCAGTCACGGCTTTTATAATTGTCAAGGTGGGCAAGTATCCATCCTGAAGGTCCGAGGTTGGCCAAAGTCATTGAAGAGAATACAAACACTGTTtcctgacataaaaaaaaaaaaaaaaaaaaaaagaatattttaaatGGCCAAGAGACCTTTTTCATTTTAGGTTGCAACGCTAGCAGGAAAATACGATGATGTGTTTGAACTTAACAACATCCTGAGTTTATGTTGAGGAGGTTTGCTTTGGATTAAGATAGCTCGCTGATGAATCATCATCTTTGCACAGGGAACCAAGCGTCGAGGAATCCTCAACATTCCAAACATGTCCGAAGGACAAATAAATTGGTATGTCACTGTTCTACAGAGATGGGATAGAATACGAAATGATTTGATGTCATATAAGACAGCAAAgatacactacacacacacacctggttAATGACCTGTGTTTAATTGTGGCGCATTCAAGTGCTGTAGGAGCAACCTATTATTAGTGATATGTGTATTGGCATCTGTTTTATGTGTTATTTGCATAAACAAGCAATGATTGGTTGGTTGACTGCTTTACTGagaattcattcattgattttccatgccgctttatcctcactagggtcgcaggcgtgctggagcctatcgcagctatcttcaggcgagaggcggggtacaccctgaactggtcgccagccaattgcagggcacatataaacaaacaaccattcacactcacattcatacctatagacactttagagtcctcaattaaccaccaactaccatgcatgtttttggatgtgggaggaaaccggagtacccggaaaaaaacccacgcaagcacggggagaacatgccggatttgaacccaggtcctcagaactgtgaggcatatgtgctaaccagtcgtccaccttgccgcccacatataaacagaaaaatataaatatcaaataatatgaCTAAAAtagctaaagaaaaaaaaactttgatttAATTCAATTCATGGTCCACTCATTTCCCAAGCCAAAAGACTCAATATCATAACGGCCGGACAATAATTTGAGTCTGCCGCTCAAAAGACTGATCGCTCTCATGCCTTCATCAATTCAATAGGCGATAAGGAAAGCAATGCAAATACGTTTGTGAAACTTTTAACAGAATGGAACATGGCTAAGCCTGCCTTGGAGCTAGTAATTTGAATGTGAAGGAAAATGTTGATGCGCTCTCATAGCACTGTGAGATGCTCAGAGGGGAGAGAGCCTTTTTGGTTGCTGGTCCCCACTTAGGCATGGCCTCCCTCTGCACCTTAGGCAAGCCCGCTCACCTTTTAAAACTCGTCTTTAAACccataataacaacacaggttagtTATTGCAGGTCCACACTCGGCATGAGACTGCGTTTGTTTTAAGGTTTTACTATTTTTATGGtatttattgtatgtatatgtacagtatgtacttgtTTTAGCTGTGGTTGTTTAAAGTGCTCATTAGAATTGAGATGAGTTGGGTTGGGTAAACGAATGATGTGTGCTGAAAATAGTCGTCTGTTATTCATAAGACTTATAATGTTAAGATTTGTAGTTGCTTCTGTAACCGTGAACAAGACCAGCATTGacataaaatgcaaatcatAAAAATGACAGTCTCGTAGTACTGATATTTTGGTGGTGCATTTATGGCCGTCGTCGATAGTAGACACGCCCCTGACGTGAGCCTCTCAAAAcggcatgaaaataaaacagttgATCGTGAAGAGTCACTAATTAGGCCTCTTCCAGATGATTGTAATGACGAAAGCCTGCTACGTCGTATTTAGACGGCAGTGTCTTGAGGGACATCTTTTTCGGACACTCTTGAACGTCGAAGGGCGTAGCTGGTGCTTGTCTCGCTTCCTGGTTCCCGAGGAGCAGCGAGTACGTCGCTCACAAGTTTACTCGACACCAGGAGAGGTTCGTTTTTGGGGGGGCACCAAACACCTCCGTGGAGGGGGACCTGGACTCACATGTCCCCAGTAgagattttgtgtttttttgtgtcaagTGAGTCGAGGTCCTCTGTAGCGTGCCATACAAGTAAGTGAGCGAGTGATTGGCCTCATCGATTTTAATAGTCATCAAAGGCGGATATAGTTACACATGCTTTACAATTTTGGAGCCTGCTGTTATTCTTTTTATATGGTGAAATGCCCGTTAAAGGCCTTTGTAGTAGAATctcagttatgtttttttttaatgctctaAATCTCAATTTGTGTATATAGTAATGATAGATTTTAACACATTAAAGACAGTCAGCAAAGGCGACTGTAGTGAGAAACTAATAAGGCATTCTGTAACATGAGCATACCTACATGTAGGCTGTATTCAACATGTAATGGCATATCTGTGTTGATTAAATCAATTAGTAATTAGTAgctttgcttttatttcagATCCCCGATCACAGATTGTTCTTAGATGATAAATTTTTAACACCCTCTTTATATCTCGGACCCCTAGGCTGGACGTCACCGATTGACTGTTGTAACAGTATACCTGGTACGGTGTGAATCCATTTCTGTTTCTCAAGGCACTGCACGATAGTGCAGATTAGACTAGTTGTCAATTATTGGAGACTACAGTACAGTAGGCCGCACATTGAAATATGCATCTTaggtaattttttattattattatgttttaatttcCCTGATGGGACTCTAAGCTATCCGATAGCTGTGAATGTAAGTATGAATCAGTCACCACATGCGGTCAGTTTCATGGCTCATGAGCCACTAATATCAGTTAGATTTACAAATGTATGAGTCAAACAGAGTGCCATATTTACCATTAAATTAGCAGccagacaatatatatatatatatatagagagagagagagagagagagagagagagagagagagagagaatattcTTTATGACATATTTGGCCATGGAGAATGGGTGGTTCTGGCAGTTTAGAGGGGTACTAGCCATTGtaattttttacataaaatgcTTTTCATCAAATTGCTAAATgttgtgcagaaaaaaaattgccctaTATAAGAAATATT containing:
- the LOC133476336 gene encoding zinc finger protein 271-like, which gives rise to MGLVGKATCGIYEDLRRENESLKRSLRQIGTVPNPTEEQILNPDAPKLPQAADFVDKASQRDEIPPSLKHGSEHNCTVGSECPILKKISCSPPTTQIRTCALENGWTEEQSRVPVCVVKIESIDQPCQDHRHQQTPTPPCFDDKLTVTQMILKEEDREVESNAPACSWDSMKVEDLSPECMSAIQSTLLDEWNPRVEDIHDQDEEDYLPNREASQHDCGISANSQEDNTSSCTCKSCNQSFQLPSELQLHSAHCQQTLQQVSAGRKRTKLHLYPPGCSPFHCPVCKREFNRKEDLKTHLRIHTGERPYTCSVCSKCFRHSGALTRHFRIHSGEKPYICGQCGKSFRNGGGLKVHQRSHNS